The following coding sequences are from one uncultured Desulfobacter sp. window:
- a CDS encoding transporter substrate-binding domain-containing protein, with amino-acid sequence MGKEGKGNIFRTAAFLCALAAGLWGATLCPAETLMERIESTGRLRVGFQEDVAPFAWFESGEPRGFSVEMAKILVSFLSRRFEKKIVLEPVRLKADQRISMLLDQRIDIEMGASTQTFDRDLKVDFSLVYYASETTFLVPKASGIKTLGDLEQKKIAAARGTTNLAWLAQLQHAKQMAPEKILVFPTHQLALEALVQGRADAYCADRVLLATKRLQTPDPGAWTTLEISVGYEPYAFMMAEDHSDFKDFVNNTLRWTVLTGTYFDIYEQWMGPLGVGPFKMSPSFKEYLGVISYPLPDLWWKR; translated from the coding sequence ATGGGAAAAGAGGGAAAGGGGAACATTTTTAGAACGGCCGCTTTTTTGTGCGCGCTGGCGGCGGGGCTTTGGGGGGCAACATTGTGCCCGGCCGAAACCCTGATGGAACGGATTGAAAGCACAGGCCGGCTTCGGGTGGGGTTCCAGGAAGATGTGGCCCCCTTTGCCTGGTTTGAGTCGGGTGAACCCCGGGGGTTTTCCGTTGAGATGGCCAAGATCCTTGTCTCCTTTTTGTCCAGGCGCTTTGAAAAGAAAATTGTGCTGGAACCGGTCCGGCTCAAGGCGGACCAGCGCATCTCCATGCTCCTGGACCAGAGGATAGACATTGAAATGGGGGCCTCCACCCAGACCTTTGACCGGGATCTTAAGGTAGATTTCAGCCTGGTGTACTATGCCTCTGAAACCACTTTTCTTGTGCCAAAGGCTTCGGGGATCAAAACCCTTGGGGATCTGGAGCAAAAAAAAATAGCTGCGGCCAGGGGCACCACCAACCTGGCCTGGCTGGCCCAGTTGCAGCATGCAAAGCAGATGGCACCGGAAAAAATCCTTGTGTTTCCCACCCATCAGCTTGCCCTGGAGGCCCTGGTCCAGGGCCGGGCCGATGCCTATTGCGCCGATCGTGTGCTGCTGGCGACCAAGCGGCTTCAAACCCCTGATCCGGGGGCTTGGACCACACTTGAAATATCTGTGGGATATGAACCCTATGCATTCATGATGGCCGAAGATCATTCGGATTTCAAAGATTTTGTGAACAACACCCTTCGCTGGACCGTGCTGACGGGAACATACTTTGATATTTATGAACAATGGATGGGCCCCCTTGGGGTCGGTCCGTTCAAGATGTCCCCAAGCTTTAAGGAGTACCTGGGCGTCATCTCCTATCCATTGCCGGACCTGTGGTGGAAGCGTTAA
- a CDS encoding ATP-binding protein yields the protein MDSLSLRYKLVIFFCLTGLLPLVFISYYFLAAHTRSLEEAYTNQVNQIVGQAATGISQDYTRVAKDLSDHAAQPYLQLSFQQYPQSTRLLLLRERLELYRSSRSRVSRLSLCYTNGRRLVTTPLPEGPDTYISFERQIISKLTFAKGEVRHFIFNRTRELCLFIPVVSFRNPGKQVGVLAAYLPLSQLAATLETIDIGFDTMTVIRDKHMAVISQSAPDSPFAPGADIRRYRAQIAALGWFLEVGVATEDLFGDVTVLKRNSAVVIGAILVCALVITFIFSRRFTAPLDAIIRGTQTYATGDLTHRIRVTGGYEAQKLAQAFNAMAQELDERQGELDQAVRLASIGAMTAGLGHEIKNPLTGIKTSAQVISKVMSAASFKAAHAGDPEGLSDLCLLSENISSEADRVTKILNDLLKLGKPRKPNPVEFDLAQTVQKSLGLLGPRLEKKGIARDIKVPCLRAWADPDQIQQVLLNLLLNAMDAVPEHGGKIRVTGSLLESGRLHLTVCDNGPGIPRDKIRHIFDPFFSLKKEGTGLGLAVVYSILKQNQVRIEVDSRPGQGTQFTLIFPGPGKNEGEL from the coding sequence ATGGATAGTCTTTCCCTTCGATACAAGCTTGTGATCTTTTTCTGTCTCACCGGACTGCTGCCCCTGGTGTTCATCTCTTATTACTTTCTGGCCGCCCACACCCGGTCCCTGGAAGAGGCCTACACCAACCAGGTGAACCAGATCGTGGGCCAGGCCGCCACCGGGATATCCCAGGATTACACCAGGGTCGCCAAGGATTTGTCCGACCATGCGGCGCAACCTTATCTCCAGCTCAGCTTCCAGCAGTATCCCCAAAGCACCCGGCTTTTGCTGCTCCGGGAGCGGCTGGAACTGTACCGTTCCTCACGGAGCCGGGTGTCCCGGTTGAGCCTTTGCTACACCAACGGCCGGCGCCTGGTCACAACCCCGTTGCCGGAGGGGCCGGATACTTACATTTCCTTTGAACGACAGATTATCTCCAAGCTAACTTTTGCCAAAGGGGAGGTCCGGCATTTCATCTTTAACCGAACCCGGGAGCTTTGTCTGTTTATCCCGGTGGTCTCCTTCCGCAATCCAGGCAAGCAGGTGGGGGTTCTGGCCGCTTACCTGCCCCTTTCCCAACTGGCTGCCACCCTTGAAACCATTGATATCGGGTTTGATACGATGACGGTGATCAGGGATAAACATATGGCGGTTATCTCACAATCGGCCCCTGATTCGCCCTTTGCGCCCGGGGCTGATATTCGGCGGTACCGTGCCCAGATCGCCGCCCTTGGATGGTTCCTGGAGGTGGGCGTCGCAACAGAGGATCTGTTCGGTGATGTGACGGTCTTAAAGCGAAACAGTGCCGTGGTCATCGGGGCTATTCTTGTCTGCGCCCTGGTCATTACCTTTATCTTCAGCAGACGGTTTACCGCCCCCCTTGATGCCATTATCCGGGGCACCCAGACCTACGCCACAGGCGATTTAACCCACCGCATCCGGGTGACGGGGGGGTATGAGGCCCAGAAACTTGCCCAGGCATTCAATGCCATGGCCCAGGAACTTGATGAACGCCAGGGGGAACTGGACCAGGCCGTGCGCCTGGCCTCCATCGGTGCCATGACCGCCGGCCTCGGCCATGAGATAAAAAACCCTTTGACCGGTATCAAAACAAGTGCCCAGGTGATATCAAAGGTGATGTCGGCCGCGTCATTTAAGGCCGCCCATGCCGGTGACCCCGAAGGCCTGTCAGATCTTTGTCTCCTGTCTGAAAACATTTCATCAGAGGCGGACCGGGTGACAAAAATCCTGAACGATCTGCTCAAACTGGGCAAGCCCAGAAAACCCAACCCCGTTGAATTTGACCTGGCCCAAACCGTGCAGAAGTCCCTGGGGCTGCTGGGGCCCCGGCTGGAAAAAAAGGGGATTGCCCGTGATATCAAGGTGCCTTGTCTTAGGGCATGGGCCGATCCGGACCAGATTCAGCAGGTGCTGCTCAACCTGCTGCTCAACGCCATGGATGCCGTACCGGAACATGGCGGAAAGATCCGTGTTACGGGAAGTCTTTTGGAATCCGGCCGGCTGCATCTGACGGTTTGCGACAACGGACCCGGGATCCCCCGGGATAAGATCCGGCACATTTTTGATCCGTTTTTCTCCCTGAAAAAAGAGGGCACAGGCCTGGGGCTTGCCGTGGTCTACTCGATTTTAAAACAAAATCAGGTTAGGATAGAGGTGGACAGCCGGCCGGGCCAGGGCACCCAATTTACCCTGATCTTTCCCGGACCCGGCAAAAACGAGGGTGAGTTATGA